From the genome of Nocardia mangyaensis:
CGAACACTGTCACCGCGCCTGTGCCACGTGGGCGACGATCTGGTCCAGGATCTCGTCCTCGGCCCGGTCGTAGACCGCCTCGGCCGGGGTGGCCTCGATCGCGGTGGCCAGGATCGTCTCACCGACGAGATCGACGCGGCTGTAACCGAATCCGGAGAAGCCGCGCTGCCTGCCCACCGGTGCCATCGGATCGAGGCGATAGGCCAGCGCAGGCCCGATCCACACCGGGATCCCGGCCAGTGCGGCCGCGGCGGTCAGGTGGTTGTGCCCGCACAGGATCATCCGGACATCCGTGCCCGCCACCACGGCCGCCAGCTCGTCGGCATTGTCGAGCTTGAGCAGATCGGTCGCCGGGACCGAGGACGGCAGCGGGGGATGATGCAGGATCAGCAGGGTGCCGCGCGGGGCAGGTTCGCGCAATTGCGCTGCCAGCCACACCAATTGCTCGGGCTCGAGATACCCGTCGTGGCGGTGTGGTGTCGTGCTGTCGAGGGTGATGACGCGCAAGCCGTCGATCTCGGTGTGCTGGTCGTGTGGTTGGTCGGGATCGACCGTGCCGGGCTCGCGGTCGAGCAGTTCGACCGCGAAGGCCACCCGCTCGTCGTG
Proteins encoded in this window:
- a CDS encoding metallophosphoesterase; amino-acid sequence: MSARSELTIVQLTDTHLRPAGELLRGAVDTHANLTRVLTLLREAGRPIDALVLSGDLTDDGSPEAYRRLREAVEPVAAELDAQIVYAMGNHDERVAFAVELLDREPGTVDPDQPHDQHTEIDGLRVITLDSTTPHRHDGYLEPEQLVWLAAQLREPAPRGTLLILHHPPLPSSVPATDLLKLDNADELAAVVAGTDVRMILCGHNHLTAAAALAGIPVWIGPALAYRLDPMAPVGRQRGFSGFGYSRVDLVGETILATAIEATPAEAVYDRAEDEILDQIVAHVAQAR